A region of Streptomyces sp. TG1A-60 DNA encodes the following proteins:
- a CDS encoding SDR family NAD(P)-dependent oxidoreductase, with protein sequence MTSGAKHGTAYAATGDNKVIDTLKRLTVDLRNARHRLREVEESAREPIAIVGMACRFPGGVESPEDLWRLVAEGRHVSSPLPTDRGWDEGLYDPDPARQGTVYVREGSFLDDPAGFDPAFFGMSTREALATDPQQRLLLETSWEAVERANIDPASLRGSRTGVFAGIIPQDYAARLRNSPNEFEGYLGNGSTCSVASGRIAYTLGLEGPAISTDTACSSSLVALHQAVQSLRAGECELALAGGVTVIGSPLWLLQFSRQRGLATDGRCKSFAAAADGTSLGEGAGMLLLERLSDARRSGRRILAVIRGSAINQDGASSGLTAPSGPAQRRLIQQALEQAGLAPAEVDAVEAHGTGTKLGDPIEAQALIAAYGQDRPVGRPLWLGSLKSNIGHPQAAAGVAGVIKMVKAMEHGVLPRTLHVDAPSPHVDWSAGAVELLTEARDWPDTGRPRRAGVSSFGVSGTNAHVVLEQPEQSADAGPPSEADQMRTWPTGVPWVLSGHSVDALRAQAERLAAHVAEHPEVTRAEVGAGLARGRAVFEHRAVVLGADRAELLEGLTALAAGRPAPRLFHGRVTSDSRTVLVLSDHGLAQDIGWAARLVLTSQTFSRRLAHCQRALAKVGDHALRGGAFPGSEPAVRWAVLVALAGVWEEYGVRPAAVVGEGVGEIAAACVSGAMSLIDGARAAAHDTGVEPDEGRIPLLATSSTPLDDAVRTLSARGHTLFVEVGAASAVAPRLTTALEGHTAGVVVSPVGGGSGADGLLPELARLHVSDTTVAWPTAFPYQILADRPSADLPTYAFQRRRHWLDDGPRTLDAAGLAPADHPLLGAALELPEDGGLLFTGRLSTATQPWLADHLVAGRVLLPGTAMLELARWAGAYAGCDRVAELTLHSPFELSADPHAGRAIRLRLTDADATGRRGLTLSSRPDPDEPWTRHATGTLDAAGTGAAARRSDLVTWPPVDARSVDIDGFHRRAEEHGLTYGPAFRGLRAVWRRGDEVFAEVALPEGTRSAAGRYGLHPAMLDAALQAWYAARPEPLEQRLVPYAWHGVTTTGAAGPSVLRVRLAPADGPARGTGTSVFMDVADAAGVPVASVAALHLRSLGRVPAGAAGAGVLLRGRWMPYAGPGLPVDDGLVAALGKPDALPVTVDVRYGDVAALGSALAAGAPAPDVVLLPVTADRDLADVPGAVRAATADALAALRSWLAEPALGASRLVAVVRERDGEAFLVDEAVRGLVRSARTEHPRRFGLLSLAAGEPPTPEVFTQALDAVREEPEVAVRDGRLCVPRLSEVAETPYERDGETPARALDPDGTVLITGGTGALGGLVARHLVARGARHLVLTGRRGEATPGAAALAAELTARGAEVTVVACDAADADALAAVLDGVPEEHPLTAVVHVAGVTDDAAVISLTEDRLGTVLRPKVDAAWLLHELTRGLDLAEFVTFSSTSGTFGAAGQANYAAANVFLDALAGYRRARGLPGLSLAWGPWAERSTLTGDLTEADWARIGRDGVRALATGDALALFDAARLMTETVEEPVLVALRLDMAQVNKRNAAGLLQPRMRSLVDGAEAAGTEQRPGTRAEVTGRAPASSYAERVRAMPEAERRRALLDLVRTHTATALGEGTAEDIEPDRGFTDLGVDSLAGLDLQEKLLAATGVDLPSTLIFDHPTAAALADHLCAQLGGAADDDASAGPALAEVDRLEAFLASFAETADAEARETVAHRLLDLVSRWPGGTGTDDHVGSDDDGPQPADLASASDDELFEVLQQMRSADNGTPSIHQRS encoded by the coding sequence CGACCCGGCGTCGCTGCGGGGCAGCCGCACCGGCGTGTTCGCGGGCATCATCCCCCAGGACTACGCGGCCCGGCTGCGCAACTCCCCGAACGAGTTCGAGGGCTATCTGGGCAACGGCAGCACGTGCAGTGTGGCGTCCGGCCGGATCGCGTACACGCTCGGCCTCGAAGGACCGGCCATCAGCACCGACACGGCCTGCTCTTCGTCGCTCGTTGCCCTGCACCAGGCCGTGCAGTCGCTGCGGGCGGGCGAGTGCGAGCTGGCACTGGCGGGCGGGGTGACGGTGATCGGGTCGCCGCTGTGGCTGCTGCAGTTCAGCCGGCAGCGCGGGCTGGCCACGGACGGGCGCTGCAAGTCGTTCGCCGCCGCAGCGGACGGCACCTCGCTCGGCGAGGGCGCCGGGATGCTGCTGCTGGAGCGGCTGTCGGACGCACGCCGCAGCGGCCGACGGATCCTCGCCGTCATCCGGGGTTCCGCGATCAACCAGGACGGTGCGAGCAGCGGACTGACCGCGCCGAGCGGGCCCGCGCAGCGCAGACTGATCCAGCAGGCCTTGGAGCAGGCGGGGCTGGCGCCCGCCGAGGTGGACGCGGTGGAGGCGCACGGCACCGGCACGAAGCTCGGTGACCCCATCGAGGCACAGGCCCTGATCGCCGCCTACGGCCAGGACCGCCCCGTCGGCCGGCCGCTGTGGCTCGGCTCGCTCAAGTCCAACATCGGGCACCCGCAGGCCGCCGCCGGTGTGGCCGGCGTGATCAAGATGGTGAAGGCGATGGAGCACGGCGTGCTGCCGCGCACCCTGCACGTGGACGCGCCGAGCCCGCACGTGGACTGGTCGGCCGGTGCGGTCGAGCTGCTGACCGAGGCCCGGGACTGGCCGGACACGGGGCGCCCGCGCCGGGCCGGCGTCTCGTCGTTCGGCGTGAGCGGCACCAACGCGCATGTGGTGCTGGAGCAGCCGGAGCAGAGCGCCGATGCCGGACCGCCCTCGGAAGCGGACCAGATGCGGACGTGGCCCACCGGGGTGCCGTGGGTGCTGTCCGGGCACAGCGTGGACGCCCTGCGGGCACAGGCCGAGCGGCTGGCGGCCCACGTGGCGGAGCATCCGGAGGTGACGCGTGCGGAGGTGGGCGCCGGGCTGGCACGGGGCCGGGCGGTGTTCGAGCACCGGGCGGTGGTCCTCGGCGCCGACCGCGCCGAACTGCTCGAGGGCCTGACGGCCCTGGCGGCGGGCCGACCGGCGCCCCGGCTGTTCCACGGCCGTGTCACCTCCGACAGCCGTACCGTGCTGGTGCTCTCCGACCACGGTCTGGCGCAGGACATCGGCTGGGCGGCCCGGCTCGTGCTGACCTCGCAGACGTTCTCCCGGCGGCTGGCGCACTGCCAACGGGCGCTGGCCAAGGTCGGCGACCACGCGCTGCGCGGCGGTGCCTTCCCGGGATCCGAACCGGCCGTGCGGTGGGCGGTGCTGGTGGCGCTCGCCGGGGTGTGGGAGGAGTACGGCGTACGGCCCGCGGCGGTGGTCGGCGAGGGCGTCGGCGAGATCGCGGCGGCCTGTGTGTCCGGCGCGATGTCGCTCATCGACGGCGCGCGGGCGGCGGCTCACGACACCGGGGTGGAGCCCGACGAGGGCCGGATTCCGCTGCTGGCGACGTCCTCGACCCCGCTCGACGATGCCGTCCGCACGTTGAGCGCGCGCGGTCATACGCTGTTCGTGGAGGTCGGTGCCGCCTCGGCCGTCGCTCCCCGACTCACGACGGCCCTGGAAGGGCACACGGCTGGGGTCGTCGTCTCGCCGGTGGGCGGGGGCAGCGGTGCGGACGGGCTGCTGCCCGAGCTGGCCCGGCTGCACGTGTCCGACACGACCGTGGCCTGGCCCACGGCCTTTCCCTACCAGATCCTGGCGGACCGGCCGTCGGCCGACCTGCCGACGTACGCCTTTCAGCGGCGCCGGCACTGGCTGGACGACGGGCCCCGCACGCTCGACGCGGCCGGGCTCGCGCCCGCGGACCATCCGCTGCTCGGTGCGGCCCTGGAACTCCCGGAGGACGGCGGCCTGTTGTTCACCGGCCGGCTGTCGACGGCCACTCAGCCGTGGCTCGCCGACCACCTGGTGGCGGGCAGGGTGCTGCTGCCGGGCACGGCGATGCTGGAGCTGGCCCGGTGGGCAGGGGCGTACGCCGGCTGCGACCGGGTGGCGGAGCTGACCCTGCACAGCCCGTTCGAACTGTCCGCCGATCCGCACGCGGGCCGGGCGATCCGGCTCCGGCTGACCGACGCCGACGCCACGGGCCGTCGAGGCCTCACTCTGTCCTCCCGGCCCGATCCGGACGAGCCATGGACGCGCCACGCGACGGGAACCCTCGACGCGGCCGGCACGGGCGCGGCGGCACGCCGGTCCGACCTGGTCACCTGGCCGCCCGTGGACGCCCGGAGCGTGGACATCGACGGCTTCCACCGGCGGGCGGAGGAGCACGGACTCACGTACGGGCCCGCGTTCCGGGGCCTGCGGGCGGTGTGGCGGCGGGGCGACGAGGTGTTCGCCGAGGTCGCCCTGCCGGAGGGGACGCGGTCGGCGGCCGGGCGGTACGGACTGCACCCCGCGATGCTCGACGCCGCGCTCCAGGCCTGGTATGCGGCGCGCCCCGAGCCGCTGGAGCAGCGGCTGGTGCCGTACGCCTGGCACGGGGTGACGACCACCGGTGCCGCCGGACCGAGCGTGCTGAGGGTGCGGCTCGCACCCGCGGACGGTCCGGCACGCGGCACCGGCACCTCGGTGTTTATGGACGTCGCCGACGCGGCCGGGGTTCCGGTGGCATCGGTGGCGGCCCTGCACCTCAGGTCCCTGGGCCGGGTACCGGCCGGTGCCGCCGGCGCGGGCGTGCTGCTGCGCGGCCGGTGGATGCCGTACGCCGGGCCGGGTCTGCCTGTCGACGACGGGCTGGTAGCCGCGCTCGGAAAGCCGGACGCGCTGCCGGTGACCGTCGATGTCCGTTACGGCGATGTCGCCGCCCTCGGTTCGGCGCTGGCCGCCGGGGCACCCGCGCCGGACGTGGTCCTGCTGCCGGTCACCGCGGACCGCGATCTCGCGGATGTCCCGGGAGCCGTGCGTGCGGCGACCGCCGATGCCCTGGCCGCGCTGCGGTCCTGGCTCGCCGAGCCGGCGCTGGGCGCGAGCAGGCTGGTGGCGGTGGTGCGGGAGCGGGACGGCGAGGCCTTCCTGGTCGACGAGGCCGTACGCGGACTGGTCCGCAGCGCGCGCACCGAACACCCGCGCCGGTTCGGGCTGCTGTCCCTCGCCGCCGGTGAGCCGCCGACGCCGGAGGTGTTCACGCAGGCGCTGGACGCCGTCCGGGAGGAACCGGAGGTCGCCGTCCGGGACGGGCGGCTGTGTGTGCCGCGCCTGTCGGAGGTGGCGGAGACACCGTACGAGCGGGACGGCGAGACGCCGGCCCGTGCCCTGGACCCCGACGGCACCGTGTTGATCACCGGAGGGACCGGCGCCCTGGGCGGGCTGGTGGCCCGGCACCTGGTGGCCCGGGGAGCCCGGCACCTGGTCCTGACCGGGCGGCGCGGCGAAGCGACGCCCGGGGCAGCCGCGTTGGCGGCGGAGCTCACCGCCAGAGGGGCCGAGGTCACGGTGGTGGCCTGTGACGCGGCCGACGCGGACGCCCTGGCGGCGGTGCTGGACGGCGTACCGGAGGAGCACCCGCTGACGGCCGTCGTACACGTCGCCGGAGTGACGGACGACGCGGCGGTCATCTCGCTGACCGAGGACCGGCTCGGCACCGTACTGCGGCCGAAGGTGGACGCCGCCTGGCTTCTGCACGAATTGACGCGCGGGCTGGACCTCGCCGAGTTCGTGACGTTCTCGTCCACGTCCGGCACCTTCGGTGCCGCCGGGCAGGCGAACTACGCGGCGGCGAACGTCTTCCTCGACGCCCTCGCCGGGTACCGGCGCGCCCGGGGCCTGCCCGGTCTGTCGCTGGCCTGGGGCCCGTGGGCCGAACGCAGCACGCTGACCGGTGACCTGACGGAGGCGGACTGGGCGCGCATCGGCCGGGACGGTGTGCGTGCCCTGGCCACGGGGGACGCTCTCGCTCTCTTCGACGCCGCCCGCCTGATGACGGAGACGGTCGAGGAGCCGGTGCTCGTCGCCCTGCGGCTCGACATGGCGCAGGTGAACAAGCGGAACGCCGCCGGTCTCCTCCAGCCGCGGATGCGCTCGCTGGTGGACGGCGCCGAGGCGGCCGGGACGGAGCAGCGGCCGGGCACCCGCGCCGAGGTGACCGGCCGGGCACCGGCGTCCTCCTATGCGGAGCGGGTGCGGGCGATGCCGGAGGCGGAGCGCAGGCGTGCCCTGCTCGACCTGGTCCGCACGCACACGGCGACGGCGCTGGGCGAGGGGACGGCCGAGGACATCGAGCCGGACCGGGGCTTCACCGACCTGGGCGTCGACTCCCTGGCCGGCCTGGACCTCCAGGAGAAGCTGCTCGCAGCCACCGGCGTCGACCTGCCCAGCACCCTGATCTTCGACCACCCGACCGCCGCCGCGCTCGCCGACCACCTGTGCGCACAACTGGGCGGTGCGGCGGACGACGACGCCTCGGCCGGGCCGGCCCTGGCCGAGGTGGACCGGCTGGAGGCGTTCCTGGCCTCCTTCGCCGAGACCGCCGATGCCGAGGCCAGGGAGACGGTCGCCCACCGGCTGCTGGACCTGGTGTCCCGCTGGCCCGGTGGCACGGGAACGGACGACCACGTCGGTTCGGACGACGACGGACCGCAGCCGGCGGACCTCGCGTCGGCGTCCGACGACGAACTCTTCGAGGTCCTCCAGCAGATGCGCTCCGCCGACAACGGAACTCCGTCGATTCACCAGCGTTCTTAG